GGCGCACCGCAAAGTCCGCCGGGGCCAAGACTGGCGCGGCCGCCAAGGCTCCTGCCGCCAAATCCACCACCGCCAAATCCACCACCGCGAAGTCGACCGGCGCCGCTAAGCCGGCAGCGGCGAAGTCCACGGCTTCGAAACCTGCGGCGAAGACGGCCGCAACGCGGTCCAGAAAGGGTGCCTGAGGCGCTTTCCGGACGGGCATTCGGTAACAGCGCGGGCTGGACGGTGGCAGGTACGATGGCCGCCGCCTAGGATTTCCGCAGGGTGGGGATGAGTTCGCGCTTCTTCTTGGCCGAGTAGCCGGGAAGTCCAATTGCATTGGCGTCGGCTTTGAGCGGCATGTCATCCTCCTTCAAAAGTTGCGGGAGGCCGGAAGGCTTGGCCGCCCGGTTCAGCCGCAGGGGAGCGGGCCGTGGGAGCCTTGAACCTGTAGCCGTTTACCCCTCTGCTGGTGAGGTTTCCACGCTAATTCCGGCGGCGGGCAAAAACAAGGAAGCGCTAAGTTTGCTTGCTTTCGCGATGTGCTGCCTCCACAATGGGTCGCATCGCAGCCTCCACTGTGCCAACAGCGTGCTGTCACTCACAACCTGTCAAGGGAGACGGAGAGGGGCACCGAAAATGACTGACAAAACGGCCGTGGACGAAGCCGACCGGGAACTGAAGCAAAAGCATCGCGCCATGTGGGCCTCCGGGGATTACCCCGCCCTGGCCAGCGAGCTCGTCAACGATCTTGGGGCTATCCTGGTTGAGGCCGCCGGCATCAGACCCAAACAACGAGTACTCGATGTCGCTGCCGGCGCCGGCAACGCGGCCATTCCCGCAGCCATGATGGGGGCAACGGTCATTGCCAGCGATCTGACCCCGGAACTGTTCGAGGCCGGGAGGCACCAGGCAGCCGATCGTGGCGTTGAGCTGGAATGGGTGGAAGCGGACGCGGAGGCCCTGCCGTTCCCGGACAACGAATTCGACGTCGTCACGTCCTGCCTGGGCGTGATGTTTGCGCCGCACCACCAGGCGGGCGCCGATGAAATTGTTCGCGTTTGCAAACCCGGCGGCACCATCGGCCTGCTCCATTGGACGCCCGAAGGTTTCATCGGCAAGATGTTCGCAGCGATGAAGCCCTTCGCGCCGCCGCCTCAGCCCGGGGCGCAGCCGCCACCGCTGTGGGGCAGCGAAGACCATGTGCGGGAGCTCTTTGGCGATCGGATCACGGACATCCACGCCGAGAAGCGGACCCTTACCGTTCACAGCTTCCACCAACCGGGGGATTTCCTGCGGTACTTCAAGTCCCACTACGGCCCCACCATCGCGGTCTACAAATTCCTCGGCGAGGACCAGGAGAAATCCCAAGCCCTGGACGCGGCCCTCACGGAGCTTGCCGATTCGTTCGGCGATGCCCACGGCGACGCCGCATGGCAGATGGAATGGGAATACCTGCTGCTCACCGCCAAAAAGGCCCGGGCATGACGGGGCACGTGGCCACGGCCGCCATTACCATCGACGCGCCTGCCAGCCGCGTCTGGGACGTCATGACGGACCCGGCGGCCGTGAAGGAGTTCATGTTCGGGGCCCGGCTGGTCACCGACTGGACCGTTGGCGGGCCCATCCTGTGGCGCGGCGAGTGGGAAGGGAAGCCGTACGAAGACAAGGGAACCATTCTGGAGATAAAGCCAGGCAGGAAGCTGGTCCACACGCATTTCAGCGCGCTCAGCGGGGGTGAGGACCAACCGGAAAACTACCACACCCTGACCTGGACCCTTGATGAGAAGGATGGGAGAACCAGGCTCACGCTCGCCCAGGACAACAACCCCAGCGAAGAGGCGGCCGAGCACTCCAAAGGCATGTGGGACATGCTCGTTGCGGACGTCAAGAAGATCGCCGAGCGCCCCTGACCCAACTAGGTAGCGCTATGTGTCGTTTTGGACGCCCAAAACGACACATAGCGCTACTCACTTGGGCGGGCGGGGATTAAAGCGGGCGGCCGCCGTCGTAGTCTCCCCGCGCAGGAGAGAAGTACGACGGCGGCCGCCCGGCTTTGGTGCCTCAGCGGGGGTAGCCGCTACGCGGCGTCGTGATCCGTTTCCAGGATCTGGACCAGACGCTCCAGGGCATCGTCCGCGCCGGTGCCTTCAGCGCGGAGCACCACAACGTCGCCGTGGGATGCACCCAGGCTCATCAGGGACAGGATGCTGGCCGCGTCCATGGCCTCATCGGCCGGCTCGCCTTCGCGGGCAATGGTGATGTCCAGGTCGAACTCGCCGGCTGCTTCGGCAAAGATAGCGGCAGGGCGGGCGTGCAGGCCCACGCGGCTGGCGACGGTTGCGGTACGTTCTGGCATTGTTGCTCCTTTTATCATTCGGCGCCTGTTCGTTCAGCGCCCGGAAAATCGTTGGTGGTACGGCCGGGTCAGACAGTTGCGGGAACGGTCTCCACGCTAGCAGTCGGCTCCGGCTGGCGGACGGCCCAGCGCTTGAGGGCGATGACCGCCAGCGCACTGACAATGGTTCCGGCCACGATGGAGATGACGAACATCGCCAGGTTGCCGATGGCGAAGAACACGAAGATTCCGCCGTGGGGGGCCTGTGAGGTGACGCCGGTGGCCATGCACAGGGCTCCCGTAAGGGCGCCGCCCACCATGCTGGCGGGGATGACCCGCAGGGGATCGGCGGCGGCGAACGGGATGGCGCCTTCGGAGATGAAGGAGGCACCCAGCAGCCAGGCTGCCTTGCCGTTTTCGCGCTCGGCGAGGCTGAAGAGCTTCTTGTCCAGCGTGGTGGCCAGGGCCATTGCCAGCGGCGGCACCATGCCGGCAGCCATCACGGTTGCCATGATCTGCCACGGGGCCTGGTTGGTGGCACTTCCGGCGCTCAGGCCGGCAACAGCGAACGCGTAGGCCACCTTGTTGACCGGGCCGCCGAGGTCGAAGCACATCATGAGTCCAAGGATGATGCCGAGGACCACAGCGGAGACGCCGGTCATGCCGGTGAGCCAGGAGTTCAGGGCGGTGGTGATGCCGGCAATGGGGCCGCCGAGGACCAGGAACATCAGGCCGGAGGCAAAGATGGAGGCCAGGAGCGGGATGATCACCACGGGCATCAGGCCGCGCAGCCAGCGGGGCACCTGCCAGGTTCCGATCAGGTGGGCCATGTAGCCGGCCAGCAGGCCGCCGACGATGCCGCCGAGGAAGCCGGCACCCATGAACCCGGATACCGCACCGGCGACGAAACCTGGTGCAATGCCGGGCCGGTCGGCGATGGCGTAGGCGATGTAGCCTGCCAAGGCGGGGACCAGGAAGCCCATGGACAGGGCGCCGATCTTGAACAGGACGGCGCCGAGGTAGATCGCCAGGCCGCCTTCGGGGAGGTTGCCGAAGTTGTTCGCCACCACCACCTTGTCCGCGACGCTGGTGATGTTATAGCCGCCGAGCAGGAAGCCCAGAGCGATCAGGAGGCCGCCACCGGCCACAAACGGGATCATGTAGCTGACACCGGTGAGCAGTGCACGCTTCAGCTTCTGGCCGATGTGCTCGCCCTTTTCGGCTTCGGCCTGCTGGGCCTGCTCCTCCGCACCGAAGTGCGGCACCCGGCGGGCGTGCGGATCGGTTGCAGCGGCAAGCGCTTCCCGGACCATTTTGGCGGGCTCGTCGATGCCGCGCTTGACCGGGGCGTTGATGACGGGCTTGCCGGCAAAGCGCTCCTTGCCGCGAACGTCCACGTCCACTGCGAAGATCACGGCGTCCGCAGCGGCAATGACGGCGGGGTCCAGCGGCTTGGCGCCGGAGGAGCCCTGGGTTTCCACCTGCAGGTCCACGCCCATTTCCTGGGCTGCGGCTACCAGTGAGTCGGCGGCCATGTAGGTGTGGGCGATGCCCGTGGGGCATGCCGTGACGGCTACCAGGCGCCTGGGCCCTGATGCGGCGCTGTCGGCTGAGCCGGTCGAAGCCGCCGCAGCACCCGCGGCGGAGGCGCCGGAAGCAGTACCCGCAGCGGCAGGTACGGCCTCAGCGGGTGCCGTGGCCGCGTGGGCGGCCGGCTTGTCTGCCAGTGCGCCGTCCACGAGTTCCACAATTTCCGCCTCCGAGGAAGCGTTGCGGAGGGCAGCGGTGAAGTCCTTCTTGATCAGAGACCGGGCCAGCTTGGACAGCAGCTTAAGATGCTCCTGGTCCGCTCCGTCCGGGGCGGCGATGAAGAAGATCAGGTCGGCGGGGCCGTCCTTGGCGCCGAAGTCCACTTTGGGGTTCAGCCGGGCCATCGCAAGGGTGGGCTCCACGACGGCTGCCGAGCGGCAGTGCGGGATGGCAATGCCGCCGGGAATGCCGGTGGCGGTCTTCTGCTCACGGGCGAAGGCGTCGGCAAAGAGGCCTTCAACTTCTGATGCGCGGCCGGTGGCAGCAACTTTGCTGGCCAGGTGCCGGATCACATCCTCGGGCGAGGTGCCCAGGTTCTGGTCGAGCTCGACCAGTTCGGTGGTGATGAGCTGAGTCACTGTCAATCCTTTCGAAGGGCCGTGATGGTTACGGCATCCGGGGTGGTTTGGTGGACTGCCGGGACTGTGGAGCCCGGCAGGGAGGCGGCGGCGGCACCATGGGCCACCGCCTGACGGAGGCAATCGGCCGGGGCGGCGCCCAGGCCGTGGGCGAGCAGATAGCCAGCCAGCGATGAATCGCCCGCGCCGACAGTACTGACCGCGGCGACCGGCGGATGCGTGGCCAGCCACGCGCCGTCGGCCGTTACCAGCACAGCTCCCTTGGATCCGAGAGTTGCCAGTACAGCACCCACACCGGAACGCACGACGGCGGCGGCGGCCGCTGCGGCGGCCTCCGGGTCCGCTTCAAGTTCCTCTGCGGTGAACGCCGTGGCGTAGCCGGCTGCTGCAGCCAGTTCCGCCAGTTCCTCGGCGTTGGGTTTTAACAGGTCCGGTTTCCCGGAGATCGTGTCCCCCGAAGCGTCAGCGACGGCGGCGGCGAGCGGAGCGCCGGAGGAGTCGACGGCGATCAGCGGCGCGCCGCCGCCGTCGGCCGCCGGACCGGGGCCGGCGGCACCCTGACGCAGCCGCCGGGCCGCCGTGGCGTAAAAGTCTGCCGGGAAACCGGGGGGCAGGGAGCCGGCCAGGATGACCCAGCTGGCACCGCGGGCGCGCTCCAGCAGCAGGCCGATCAGGGCTTCCTGCTCGTCCGCGCTGAGCACGGGCCCGGGTTCGTTGATCTTGGTGGTCACGCCGCCGGGCTCGGTGAGGGCAACGTTCGTGCGCAGCGGCTCGTCGATGCCCAGGGCCGCAAACGGCACCTTGTCGTGGCGAAGCCCCGCGAGGACGGGATCACTGTCCGCGCCCGGGAGGACCGCGAGGGTCTCCACCCCGGAGGCGCACAACGCCCGCGAGACGTTGACGCCCTTGCCGCCCGATTCCTGGCTGACCGAAACCGCGCGCTGGACTTCGCCGCGTTCCAGAGGGCCGGGGAGGGCCACGGTGCGGTCCAGGCTGGGGTTGGCCGTGAAGGTGACAATCATGCGATCACCACGTCAACGCCGGCGTCCGTGAGAGCGGCTGTGAGTTCCGGGCCGGGCTCGCTGTCTGTAATCAAGGTGTCCAGATCTTTCAGGGAGGCGAACTGGACCAGGGTTTCC
The window above is part of the Pseudarthrobacter sp. IC2-21 genome. Proteins encoded here:
- a CDS encoding class I SAM-dependent methyltransferase, with amino-acid sequence MTDKTAVDEADRELKQKHRAMWASGDYPALASELVNDLGAILVEAAGIRPKQRVLDVAAGAGNAAIPAAMMGATVIASDLTPELFEAGRHQAADRGVELEWVEADAEALPFPDNEFDVVTSCLGVMFAPHHQAGADEIVRVCKPGGTIGLLHWTPEGFIGKMFAAMKPFAPPPQPGAQPPPLWGSEDHVRELFGDRITDIHAEKRTLTVHSFHQPGDFLRYFKSHYGPTIAVYKFLGEDQEKSQALDAALTELADSFGDAHGDAAWQMEWEYLLLTAKKARA
- a CDS encoding SRPBCC domain-containing protein; this encodes MTGHVATAAITIDAPASRVWDVMTDPAAVKEFMFGARLVTDWTVGGPILWRGEWEGKPYEDKGTILEIKPGRKLVHTHFSALSGGEDQPENYHTLTWTLDEKDGRTRLTLAQDNNPSEEAAEHSKGMWDMLVADVKKIAERP
- a CDS encoding HPr family phosphocarrier protein, whose protein sequence is MPERTATVASRVGLHARPAAIFAEAAGEFDLDITIAREGEPADEAMDAASILSLMSLGASHGDVVVLRAEGTGADDALERLVQILETDHDAA
- a CDS encoding fructose-specific PTS transporter subunit EIIC — protein: MTQLITTELVELDQNLGTSPEDVIRHLASKVAATGRASEVEGLFADAFAREQKTATGIPGGIAIPHCRSAAVVEPTLAMARLNPKVDFGAKDGPADLIFFIAAPDGADQEHLKLLSKLARSLIKKDFTAALRNASSEAEIVELVDGALADKPAAHAATAPAEAVPAAAGTASGASAAGAAAASTGSADSAASGPRRLVAVTACPTGIAHTYMAADSLVAAAQEMGVDLQVETQGSSGAKPLDPAVIAAADAVIFAVDVDVRGKERFAGKPVINAPVKRGIDEPAKMVREALAAATDPHARRVPHFGAEEQAQQAEAEKGEHIGQKLKRALLTGVSYMIPFVAGGGLLIALGFLLGGYNITSVADKVVVANNFGNLPEGGLAIYLGAVLFKIGALSMGFLVPALAGYIAYAIADRPGIAPGFVAGAVSGFMGAGFLGGIVGGLLAGYMAHLIGTWQVPRWLRGLMPVVIIPLLASIFASGLMFLVLGGPIAGITTALNSWLTGMTGVSAVVLGIILGLMMCFDLGGPVNKVAYAFAVAGLSAGSATNQAPWQIMATVMAAGMVPPLAMALATTLDKKLFSLAERENGKAAWLLGASFISEGAIPFAAADPLRVIPASMVGGALTGALCMATGVTSQAPHGGIFVFFAIGNLAMFVISIVAGTIVSALAVIALKRWAVRQPEPTASVETVPATV
- a CDS encoding hexose kinase — its product is MIVTFTANPSLDRTVALPGPLERGEVQRAVSVSQESGGKGVNVSRALCASGVETLAVLPGADSDPVLAGLRHDKVPFAALGIDEPLRTNVALTEPGGVTTKINEPGPVLSADEQEALIGLLLERARGASWVILAGSLPPGFPADFYATAARRLRQGAAGPGPAADGGGAPLIAVDSSGAPLAAAVADASGDTISGKPDLLKPNAEELAELAAAAGYATAFTAEELEADPEAAAAAAAAVVRSGVGAVLATLGSKGAVLVTADGAWLATHPPVAAVSTVGAGDSSLAGYLLAHGLGAAPADCLRQAVAHGAAAASLPGSTVPAVHQTTPDAVTITALRKD